In Desulfomicrobium escambiense DSM 10707, the genomic window TGTTTCCGCGAAGCGATTGAATTGAAGAGCCCAATCCATGGTTACAATCTCATCGTCGTAATGTTGTGATGGTATGGAGGTCGGATAACGATCGTATGTATCTCTCAAGTCATCGTGCAATGCAAAAGCGTCTCCTTGAAACCATCTCTCCATGAGCTTCGGTGCGACGACCCATCCCATATTGCGCATCACTCCCGGCAAATCAGTCAGTTTCAGTCTGTCTATTTCAATTATTTT contains:
- a CDS encoding DUF6402 family protein, which gives rise to KIIEIDRLKLTDLPGVMRNMGWVVAPKLMERWFQGDAFALHDDLRDTYDRYPTSIPSQHYDDEIVTMDWALQFNRFAETYASIINNYSTKASAEALEVKLKRYV